In the Pungitius pungitius chromosome 5, fPunPun2.1, whole genome shotgun sequence genome, one interval contains:
- the mccc2 gene encoding methylcrotonoyl-CoA carboxylase beta chain, mitochondrial, producing MLLRTVKPWLLRCRSVSPAYTRSYYADQVARLGSLPDKQSSEYQENYERMQVIVDELKSRTEKVKLGGGEKARRLHTSRGKLLPRERIDRLLDPGSPFLEFSQFAAYELYGKEEVPAGGILTGIGRVSGVECVIVANDATVKGGTYFPVTVKKHLRAQEIAQQNHLPCIYLVDSGGANLPRQAEVFPDRDHFGRIFYNQARLSSEGIAQIAVVMGSCTAGGAYVPAMADESIIVRKQGTIFLGGPPLVKAATGEEVSAEDLGGADLHCKKSGVTDHYALDDNHAIHLARKAVRRLNYKKNIEVTIEPTEAPLFPADELYGIVGDNLKRNFDVREVIARIVDGSKFDEFKAFYGNTLVTGFSRIFGYPVGIIGNNGVLFSESAKKGTHFIELCCQRNIPLIFLQNITGFMVGREYEAGGIAKDGAKMVTAVACANVPKITVIIGGSYGAGNYGMCGRAYSPRFLYMWPNSRISVMGGEQAATVLATITKDQRAREGKEFTAEQEAAMKKPIVQRFEEEGSPYFSSARLWDDGIIDPTDTRLVLGLSLSAALNAPTQKTRFGVFRM from the exons ATGCTTCTTAGGACGGTAAAGCCGTGGTTGCTTCGTTGCAGGAGTGTGTCTCCGGCTTACACGAGGTCTTACTACGCCGACCAAGTAGCTCGACTCGGCTCACTGCCGGATAAACAGTCCTCTGAATACCAG GAGAACTATGAGCGAATGCAGGTTATTGTTGATGAACTGAAAAGCCGGACAGAGAAGGTCAAATTGG GTGGGGGAGAGAAAGCCAGAAGACTTCACACCTCTCGTGGCAAACTGCTTCCCAGAGAGCGAATAGACCGACTGCTGGATCCGGG GAGTCCTTTCTTAGAGTTCTCTCAGTTTGCAGCATATGAATTGTACGGAAAAGAGGAAGTCCCAGCAGGCGGCATCCTCACTGGGATCGGACGGGTTTCAGG GGTGGAATGTGTTATTGTTGCAAACGATGCTACTGTAAAAGGAGGCACATACTTCCCAGTTACAGTGAAGAAACACCTTCGTGCACAAGAAATAGCCCAGCAGAACCACCTGCCGTGCATTTACTTAG TGGACTCAGGAGGGGCCAATCTCCCCAGACAGGCCGAAGTCTTCCCAGACAGAGATCACTTTGGACGTATTTTCTACAACCAGGCCAGGCTGTCTTCAGAGGGAATAGCACAG ATTGCTGTGGTGATGGGCTCCTGCACTGCAGGAGGAGCGTATGTACCTGCCATGGCAGACGAAAGCATCATTGTTCGCAAGCAAGGAACCATTTTCCTGGGTGGACCTCCGCTG GTCAAAGCTGCTACTGGGGAAGAGGTTTCTGCAGAGGACCTGGGTGGTGCTGATCTTCACTGCaa AAAATCAGGTGTGACGGACCACTATGCTTTGGATGATAACCATGCAATCCATTTGGCTAGAAAGGCGGTGAGAAGACTCAACTACAAGAAAAACATCGAG GTCACTATAGAACCCACCGAAGCCCCTCTCTTCCCTGCAGATGAACTCTACGGGATCGTTGGAGATAACCTGAAACGCAACTTTGATGTCAGAGAG GTCATAGCCAGGATTGTAGATGGCAGTAAATTTGATGAGTTTAAGGCTTTCTACGGAAACACGCTTGTTACAG GATTCTCAAGAATATTTGGTTACCCCGTCGGAATCATCGGCAACAACGGCGTCTTGTTCTCGGAGTCGGCGAAAAAg GGGACGCACTTCATCGAATTGTGCTGCCAGCGAAACATTCCACTCATTTTCCTCCAAAACATAACAG GCTTCATGGTGGGTCGAGAGTACGAGGCAGGCGGAATAGCCAAGGACGGAGCGAAGATGGTGACCGCCGTCGCCTGCGCCAATGTTCCCAAGATCACCGTCATCATCGGCGGCTCCTACGGCGCCGGGAACTACGGCATGTGTGGCCGAGCCTACAG CCCCCGATTCTTGTACATGTGGCCCAACTCCCGAATCTCTGTGATGGGCGGCGAGCAAGCCGCCACCGTCCTGGCGACCATCACCAAGGATCAGAGGGCACGAGAGGGAAAGGAG TTCACAGCAGAGCAAGAGGCTGCCATGAAGAAACCAATAGTGCAGCGGTTTGAAGAGGAAGGCAGTCCATACTTCTCCAGTGCCAG ACTCTGGGACGATGGCATCATCGACCCCACCGACACTCGTCTGGTTTTGGGACTGAGCCTGAGCGCTGCGCTGAACGCGCCGACCCAGAAGACCCGCTTCGGGGTGTTCAGGATGTGA